Part of the Phragmites australis chromosome 23, lpPhrAust1.1, whole genome shotgun sequence genome is shown below.
aatatacacactggagtattttgtcATAGAAGAGGAGAGAAAGCTGAACACTATACCGGATGGTCTTATGTTGGGTTCtgagtgcacaccagagtattttctaggACTTGTGAATTTCTCAGAAGATGAAtttatacacaccagatggtctggtgctcagaaGAGTACACACCGGAGgtttcaccagagcatttttctaTAAGGTTTTCAGAGGTGTGagaagttgtacacaccggGTGTTCCGGTGATCAGAGGGTTATTCACACATGACAAATGAACAGTGAGAAATGgctcggtcaggctcaagtatacacatcggatggttcaGTGATGGAATTGAAGGTTACACTGGAATATTcagtgttcacaatgagtttgagtggggttccaacatctagtttctactgttgtacacaacggatggtccggtgtttgtactATTGTTGATGCCGAATCATTCAGTGTTCATAGACTTCTATGACCGTTAgagcaacagctagtgcgcaggtttgaggctataaatacatcTCACTCGGCTATTTCAGTGTGCTGGAGTCCTGGGAAGCTCtaaaagtgctaaaagtgatcatctaaggtatttagcacaagattagggaatgattagtgctaatagccTAGAGAGAGGTTTTGCTAGGTGTTACTGTGTAGAGAGAGGATTgaggagtgatcctaccttgtaTCGAGAGGTACGCCAGTGCCTAGAGTTTTGGTGATTTGccggcaccgtgagccttggtggttcatacttattgaccctccgacttagtatGGAGCGACGGTAAGACCCTTGTATGggaacacggagacccttgccttggtagctcaagcttcaaagtgaagacgacggcAAGTGACAAGAAGAGAGGTTTGcagtgagaccttaccttggtggtttggtggctcaactTACTTGAGGTCTAAATAGCTCAAGGGCTGTTACCGGATGCTGTCAGGTAGCTATAACCTAGATGGCTGCTTCAACCTGGAATAGGGGTGATGTTTATACCACCGacaccacgagataaaaattcattgtaccgagtttgctctctctactatTTTTACCTTTTcagcatttacatacttacaatatattcttgtatgTTTATCTTTATAGAGTGGTTTATTAGGATTGACTATATATTGCGAACCTTTTGAatagtagagtagacatactagatgaatttagagcacatttatatagaaatcgatataggtttatcttgtgatggtTTTAAAActgaatagttttaagtgtactAATTCAACTTCTTTTAAAaagtcaccgatccctacactaGCTTCTTATGCAAACGTGACGCCATCTCCTCTTGAACGCACATAGCAATCGAACGCATGGCAGCTAGGGTTAAGGGCTGGGAAAAAGTTCCCGGGGTGTCAAGTCATGGAGTTGGAGTGCCTCTCCGCTGAGGGAGTCAGGGGAGACGTACGCCTTCATCCATTAGTGGTtcaacgacgacgatgacgattgAGCCTGTGACCCGCTGGATGGAGTGAGAGAGTTTGATCCTCTCCTAAgaacatctctaagagactTTTTAAAACTCGCCTCCTATATCCTCGTATAGAGAACCATATCTAAAAGATTCCCTCCCTAAATTTAATGGTTCTCAACAGACTCTATATCTTGCGCCAACACACTAATGAGCTGACATTTGCTTTTGCACCTAGCTTGCTACCAGTGCAAGACAACCCATTGGCCCATGTGCTGCCCTCCAAAATCCACAGCACCTCCCAACTCCATCACCAGTGAAGACAGCAGCTCGTCCTAAGCTCGATGCCAATGGTGACGAACCTACCAGCGATGGAGATCAATTCTCTGATCCCAAAAATTCAATCTTTTTCACCCAAGAAAGCTCCACGAGCTCGAATTAAGCACCACGATAATCGAAGGAAAGCAAAATTCACACCACAGCCCACCTCCCGGTTCCTAGAATCAATTGAGACACCAAATCCATTATTCCAATCAAACAAAACATAGGCTTCGGCACAAAACTTCCAAACTCCAACCGGCAAGAATGGCGTAGAACCACCTTTGGCTCGGCTCAACCACCAAACCATCCAAAAGCGAACTTCGACACCTCATGGTCTGCCACGCCATGTCGCTTGACCCCACGGGCTTCTTCTTCTCGCTCCATCGCCTCTTGCTTGAGTCCATGGATGCCGCCACCGTGCCGGAGACCACACGCGACGCCACCTTGGGGATGGGGAACCCGCTCGAAGACTAAGTGTTCGGCCCTCCGTTCGGCTCGAGGCCGTCAACCCCTCCCGCCGGCGCTGAAGAATGTGATGGAGAAGGATGAGGGGTGGGCCCAGGGTAGTCGGGTATTTTTAGGAGCGAGGGGGTGCTCTCCACTTTTAGGTAGCGAGAGAGACGATTTTGGGTGGATAAATATTGGAGGTGAAACTGGTAGATGTTTGAGCTAAGATTTAaagtgaatttttctaaatttaattactAGAAATGAGATTAAAAAGCTCTTGAAAATGTTCTAACCAGCTAGGTTCAATATAATCATTAGGATCGATAGGTATGATGCGCCTTATTTAATCAACTTAATCGGTGGACATGCACGCAGGTAGTTTCTCCCAAGTCCGTATAGTAGCATGTCAGCACCGAAAGCCCGAAATAGACGATTCTGGGCTTGTGCACGATAGGACAACCAAACTACGAACCTAGTCCACAGCACAAGTTAACttagttcttcttcttctctcggCCCGACGTACTTTCTTGCCATGACAAACGAGATGGTAATTCTCAGGCATTTCAAAACAGCAAAACTCTAGGGCGACGAAAATTGACCGTGGGATCATGATCCAACCGTCCAGAAGCTATCTTCAAGCTCTCGACGCTGGCTTGCTCACTCCTCTCCCGCCCACCTACGGCTGTCTCCGGTGGTAGAGACGCCCCTAGATTTACACCCGTCACCTCCATCGCACTAATATATCCGTTTTAGAGCTTCTTGTCCCGGTCCACAGTTTGTCCATCGTCTTGTCCGTGGCCGGTGACATCCTCGCCAACCTCCCTCTAATGTCGCAAGGCACAAATCCTTATCAAAAAACTCGTCGGTGGAAGTTATGAACCCTAACCTCTTCTTGCTGATGGAATTTGAACGCCGTCTGAAATCTCGCACAATTTTAAACATTTGAAGAATAGGAAACATGGACAAATAGAGCCCGTACTCCCGTTTTGGTCCACCAATCAACCCGGATGAGATGCTGCGATGAAGCAAGCGACAAACAACGTGGCCTTTGCTGTTCCCGGCTCCTGCAAACATGACAATATATGGCTCATGCTAACGGGTCACAGAAGGCGGTGGAGAAGACTAGCGCTAGTCGACCGGAGCGCGGATCTCCAACCAGATTAGACGTCACGAAATCAGACTGATATCACAAAAAAAGAAGTTTGTTTTGCAACTGTTCAACATTTCCCAAAAACAAGATCACACGACGACACAGACAGAAAAAATGGAGGATAACATAAAAGTACCAAACTTAGACAACAATCATGTTTACAGTGGAGAATCCTTAAACTACAATATTTAGAGTGGCGAATCAAATGTTTGCAGTGCTAAACCACGAAATGAACGTATATTATCTGGCCATTTTGAAGTGCACGGTCAGCCCACCCAAACGGGAAGCTTCAAAACCATCTAAGCTAAGGCCTATTATGTCCCAGTTTAGCCTTATAAAAGACGTGAAAAATTAATGAATAAATAGACAAACCAATTAATTAATGTgatcttatttctttttttagctGAAACTAGCAACTGCACACGTGTTTTAGATATTTGGAATCAATGATAATgaatagaagataaatattataCGTCTAGATATAGAAGGTAAATAATGAgatattgaatgtatttttagtatgtatgaaagataaatattgaaCGTCTAGATATGAAAAGCAAATTAATgcgagattaaatatattttttaaaggaAGAACAGAAAGAATCTTTATACAGTGGATATTTAATTAACTCGGTTGAACGGTAGAGATCTTTTAATTCTATCTGCATTTTATTGGAAGTATAAATAAGGGCCATTTTTGCTCTTGAACAAACTGGACTTCCATTCAAGCTGTAACAAGGCGATGGTGCTGTCTCCACAGAAAAATAAAGTGAAGAGGGAATGTATGGGAGAGTCTACTTGCCAATGACTTAAAATATAGCCAACGTGGTCTTCTACTTCCTCCCATCAGCAACATTATGTTCCAACGTGGTCTTCTACTTCCTCCCATCAGCAACATTATGTTGTGCTTCTTCCTCTACCTGTCCTACTTTTTTCTCCGTGGAGCTCGCCCCCACCTTGTCCTTCTCCTTTCGTCTCTAGCAATGCTTCTGCCACCGAACCCGTGGCTACCACTCGCGGCCTCGCTAACCCAGTGGAGTCAAGCCGTCGCTTTGCCTCCCTTGCCTGCACCGGCCAGCATCCTCTTGCCGCCCGTAGTTCTGGTGATGCCCACCACCTCGCCACACCACCATGTGACACCCACCATTTGGTAGAACTGCCAACCCCAATCCACCGGTGACGTGTACATTTTATTGAATTTGGTATACTTATCAATAGGAAATGCGAAAAGTAAATTtaccccttttttttttcgtaAATGCACCATAAACAATGATGTGGTTGCGAATGATATAACAATTGCAATAAACTGGACTCACCAAACCTCCTCCAATCGTCAGTTCGTCGCCATTGATCAATTAATTTCGGTCGAGTAAGTTTATCTGGCCCATTGCTCCTATCATAACGTGCTCGATCCATATTCAGGATGACGATGGCACAGACACAGCCGGCCACGCGCGCCGTTCATGCAACGTGATCGCCGGCCTTGTGCCGCTGGCGCTCCTCGTCCAGGCGTCCAGCATGTCCGTGACGAGCTCGTTGAGCCTCTCGGCTGCGCGGGCGCGATCCCGCCTCTTCCTCGCGTCCTCGATGGTGTTATCATCCATCTGCCTCAGCCGGCGCAGTAGCACCTCTAGCGCCGGGCCGGTCCTCTCGGCGTCCTCGAGCGCCTCCCGCATCGCCCTCCATGTCTCCCCGCCGTAGAACCTCTTGAGGAACTCCCGGCACTCGCGGCTAGGGAAGAGCTCCTCCAGGGAAGCCATGTGGACGTAGGAGCCGTCTTTTAGCAGCTCCACCATGCGCGCCATCGTGGCCACCATCTTCGAGTAGCCGGTCTCGAACTCCCACGCCTGCCGGAACCGCATGACCTCGTCGTCTCGACGCGACCCTGGAGCACGTGCCGCAACCTCGGCACTGGAACCTTCGCCGTTGGTGGCACGGCGGCAAGGCTTCCTGGGCTTGTACCGTGGGATATCGTCGTCGTCTTGGATCCGGGCAATGGACCCAATGCCGGAACCTTCGCCGACCCAGTGTGCGTGGCGGCGGTTGTAGTCGACGGCACAGAGCTTCCTGTCCATCCTGTACGGCGGGACGTCGTAATTGTCATGGCCCCGCGACGCGCCCCCGCCGCCCGAGCATTGGCCGACGCGGTGGGCGTGCCGGCGGGGCTTCTTGGACCTTTGCAGCGGGACGTCGTCATCTTCATGGCCCCGCGCCGCGGCCCTGCAGTCGGTGGAGCCTTCATCGATGCGGAGTGCACGCAACTCAAGGGCCTTGCGGAACTGAGGGTCCTCGTTCGCGtccccgccggcgccggccgctGCGCGGTTGCCGCTTTCCCTCTTGCGCAGCAACTTATAGCCTTGTGCATCGTCGGCACCGGCCGCCACGTCCACGTTCCGCTCCGCCTTTGGCACCGGCCGGCACCGGCTCTCCCTTTTCCTCTTGCGGCTGCTTCGCCGTGGCCTCGTCGCAGCAAGATCTTCCTTTGGCACCTCGGCACCGGGGAGGAAGGTGCGGAACTCCGCGAGGAGGTCCGGGTGCCCTCCTAGGAGCTCGCTCGCGCGGTCCACCACGTACCGGGCGTCGACGCCGCCGTCTCCGAGTCCCGTGACGACGGCGAAGAACTCGTCACGGACGCCCGGATTCGACTCAAAGCTGGCTACGATATTGTCCAGGAAGGCGACGGCCTCCGTGATCTCCTTCACCGGGTACGTCGTCGTCAtctcggccggcggcggtggatGCGCCATGGCAGCCTCGGCAGAGCACGCTGATCCTTCCAAGAACGGCATAAAATACCAATCGAAACTTGCGATGTGATTATGGCAGGCGAATACCAGAGAATCAACACCAATACCAGAGAATCAACACCAATCGTTCGTCGTCTTAATCTATCCCCTTGCACGAACGTACTCCGGAGCAGAACATCAGAAAAATGAGACGTAGATCTCCATTTATAAAATGCTACGTACCTAAAAGGCTTAGGTTTAACATCGTGCTTGCACAAGCAGTAAGCATGCATCTTGTCGGACTCGGCCTGGACTCTGCTTAGGCCGTCGCGAAGAATCTTGTTCGGCCTACGCCACAAGAGTCCAACTAACATACTACGTAAACACAGAAAACTCAACAAATAAATGAAGGAATACTGCAGTTAAGTTACGCAAAAATAAAccctctttttctttcagaTCACGCAACGGCCTGCTCGCCTGAGGTTTTTTTGGCGGTCTATGTGACACCCCGAGTGCTTTTTAGGGTGTCACAAGTCACCACATGATTTTTCTTAGCCTTCCAATTTGATATGTACAGTTCAGATTAAATTTAGCTTTATACAAGCCAAAAAATTAACCATGTGTTATTGAGGACTCTAACAAAAAATGGGTGTAAATACAGTATAAACTAACTATCTCACAATAAACTAACCGTAATTGTAGTTTGATCATAATTTGTTCTGTTGGATGCCGTAATAACACtcgggtttttttttctaatctaaaAGTTCAGGTGCCGAGGGCTCTAAAAACATAATAACATTTGTTACCTCAAACACTCAACACAGATCTCCATCCAGACCTGGTGGACAGAAAATTCTCAtgctaggaggcaaagaacacCTCAGCGTTGTTCTAGCAAACACGTTTTTTCCAAGTATAAGTGGACGCTCACACACACCACAATCACAGCCAAACACACCTGCGTATCTAAACTAGATTTTAGGTCTAACTTACCACTAAATGCACCTACGTTCATGTATTATATTTCTTTTCATATTTAATCCAGAGGAAATATGAGTACCGTACTGAGTCTAGATTCGAGTTGGACAGATAGGTTCCACCACAAATACTCTAACAGTTGTGCTATACCCAACTATCATCGGCACGGGTTTCTTGGCGGCTTTGTGCGGCGTGTCAGTGTCAGCCTCAACCTCGTGCTTGCACTACCCGGTGGCAGGGAAAACTTTTTAACCTAAAAATCGGTCGTTAACCTGGTTTACCAGATCTACCATAgatcataataaaaaaacttaTCGATAGTATTTTGTTTATCGGTGACCTccgataaattttatttaccggtAATATTTCCATTGGCCGTCAGCAACGGCAACCACGTTTGGTTTCGACGCCTTTGGCCGACCGGCGTCGGCTCTCATCCCTTTCCCTAGTGCGGTTGCTGCGTGACTGCGTCATGGCCTCATCACGACATCATCCTCGTCTGGCACCCCGACACCGCAAACGAAGGCGCGAAACCTAGCGAGGAGGTCCGGGTGGCCCTCAAGGAGCTCGTTGGCATAGGACAGAGCAAGCATCGCCGTAGCCCTATCTAAGTCCCGTGACGAGGGCGAAAAACTTGTTGCGGACATTCTTAATTGACTTTATAGGATCGAGAATGGTGACTCGAGGGAGTTGAATAGAcgtcttaacaaatttcttttgaaacaaatgggttttttctattttatcacccaacgcacctcacaAGATAATCATAACAAGGCGCAACAAAAATGTAgcaaaaatttgacaaaaaaggCGCACTCAAAAGACACCGAAAGATCCAACGTGAAGAGGTAATTCAATGCTGAAACACTATTTATTGCTGAAAACATTGTTCACCGGAACTTTCGGTGGAATTCGGAATATCTGGGTTCCGGGAGTTCCGGATGAACTTCTGGGTCGGGGTTCTTTGTCATGAAGTGACACTTCAATCCAGAAGTT
Proteins encoded:
- the LOC133906040 gene encoding uncharacterized protein LOC133906040 gives rise to the protein MAHPPPPAEMTTTYPVKEITEAVAFLDNIVASFESNPGVRDEFFAVVTGLGDGGVDARYVVDRASELLGGHPDLLAEFRTFLPGAEVPKEDLAATRPRRSSRKRKRESRCRPVPKAERNVDVAAGADDAQGYKLLRKRESGNRAAAGAGGDANEDPQFRKALELRALRIDEGSTDCRAAARGHEDDDVPLQRSKKPRRHAHRVGQCSGGGGASRGHDNYDVPPYRMDRKLCAVDYNRRHAHWVGEGSGIGSIARIQDDDDIPRYKPRKPCRRATNGEGSSAEVAARAPGSRRDDEVMRFRQAWEFETGYSKMVATMARMVELLKDGSYVHMASLEELFPSRECREFLKRFYGGETWRAMREALEDAERTGPALEVLLRRLRQMDDNTIEDARKRRDRARAAERLNELVTDMLDAWTRSASGTRPAITLHERRAWPAVSVPSSS